One window of Streptococcus troglodytae genomic DNA carries:
- a CDS encoding polyketide synthase dehydratase domain-containing protein, translating into MESYYRLFESTFVNYGKRFRTIRKLWRSDNEVLARLEIEKTYYQESEAYVLYPGLLDGAFQSTIALGSLIDKENGVCNIPFKIEDIYIHDKIEKECYAHVKFSRDSCKEFGVKKYDINILNKYGRTLVELRGILSRPIKKQNNDNGIQTEKQGSLVAYKNVWKESTYKEKHLKQKYRSF; encoded by the coding sequence CGCTTTCGAACAATAAGGAAGCTATGGCGCTCAGATAATGAGGTATTGGCTAGATTGGAAATAGAAAAGACATATTATCAGGAATCAGAAGCTTATGTCTTGTATCCGGGTTTGTTAGATGGCGCATTTCAAAGTACCATTGCACTAGGAAGTCTAATTGATAAAGAAAACGGAGTCTGCAATATACCATTTAAAATCGAAGATATATATATCCATGATAAAATTGAAAAGGAATGCTATGCCCATGTAAAATTCTCAAGAGATAGCTGTAAAGAATTCGGTGTAAAGAAATATGACATTAATATTCTGAACAAGTATGGTAGAACGTTAGTTGAATTAAGAGGAATTTTGTCCAGACCAATAAAGAAGCAGAATAATGACAATGGAATTCAAACAGAAAAACAAGGTAGTCTTGTAGCATATAAGAATGTCTGGAAGGAGAGTACATATAAAGAAAAGCATTTAAAACAAAAGTATCGTAGTTTTTGA